The following coding sequences are from one Salvia hispanica cultivar TCC Black 2014 chromosome 3, UniMelb_Shisp_WGS_1.0, whole genome shotgun sequence window:
- the LOC125214128 gene encoding putative pentatricopeptide repeat-containing protein At1g12700, mitochondrial isoform X2, giving the protein MKKTRNTAASAIRLVGRRRIAAKDKPFPPKLRSSIDFSCVHQLNDAVKLFHEMVRMRPKPSVYDYNKLMSATAKLKQYNFALHVFDEMRQMGVAMNDCSMNIAINCYCLLKRVGFGFAIMGTLIKIGYQPDVMTFGTLIKGLFLDKKVVDAMNLFKKVLDWELCEPSNIMILTVIDGLCKGGHIFEAHDLFRRLEKTGRRLDAWAYSALIDGLCKTGRVDDAFRLLSKMVDKGLSPNVITYNSLIQGMCDVGRLADVKDLVNEMVDSNVPLNVITFNILVDAYCKEGMAEEAEDLLKVMMQHNVCPDIITYNTLIDGFCMRGKMGRGELVLNSMAESGLKPDIVSYASLINGYCKHGRLNEAWRIFCNVPSKGLMHNAYTYTTMLHGLFGKGRFTDGWKLFNEMEARRVSPNLYTYNTLLDGLCRDGKIDEALSFLHTFEAKGVIPDIVTIYTIIIGLLGQEGDVENAKRLLKEMENRGCPPDSVTYNVLVQNLLKKNELNKAIPILEDMHQKEFSADSGTFSMLIDQAEGQTEDDFLLKLMKRVMPKGIVV; this is encoded by the exons ATGAAGAAGACCAGAAATACAGCTGCTTCTGCAATACGTCTGGTTGGTAGAAGACGAATTGCAGCTAAAGATAAGCCCTTTCCACCTAAGCTGCGTAGTAGTATAGATTTTAGTTGTGTTCATCAATTGAATGATGCTGTTAAATTGTTTCACGAAATGGTTAGAATGCGTCCGAAGCCTTCCGTTTACGATTACAACAAATTGATGAGTGCCACTGCCAAGTTGAAGCAGTACAATTTTGCCCTCCATGTGTTCGACGAAATGCGCCAAATGGGTGTCGCAATGAATGATTGCTCGATGAACATTGCGATCAATTGCTATTGCCTTCTGAAACGCGTAGGGTTCGGTTTTGCTATAATGGGCACACTCATCAAGATCGGCTACCAACCGGATGTCATGACATTCGGCACTCTCATCAAAGGTCTGTTTTTGGATAAAAAGGTTGTCGATGCCATGAATTTGTTCAAGAAGGTGTTGGATTGGGAACTATGTGAGCCTAGtaatattatgattttgaCAGTGATAGATGGGCTTTGCAAAGGCGGACATATCTTTGAAGCTCATGATTTGTTTCGTAGATTAGAAAAAACCGGGCGGAGACTTGATGCTTGGGCTTATAGTGCATTGATCGACGGCTTGTGCAAAACCGGAAGGGTGGATGATGCTTTTCGGCTTCTGTCCAAGATGGTTGATAAGGGGCTTTCGCCTAATGTTATCACGTATAATTCATTGATCCAAGGGATGTGTGATGTTGGTAGACTTGCAGATGTTAAGGATTTGGTGAATGAAATGGTTGATTCTAATGTGCCTTTGAATGTGATCactttcaatattttagtTGATGCATATTGCAAGGAGGGTATGGCGGAAGAGGCCGAGGATTTGTTAAAAGTTATGATGCAACATAATGTTTGTCCTGATATTATCACTTATAATACGTTGATTGATGGGTTTTGTATGAGAGGTAAAATGGGTAGGGGAGAACTAGTGCTTAATTCCATGGCGGAAAGTGGTCTTAAGCCTGATATTGTCAGCTATGCCAGCTTAATCAATGGATATTGCAAGCATGGAAGATTGAATGAAGCTTGGCGGATTTTTTGCAACGTTCCTTCTAAAGGTTTGATGCATAATGCATACACTTACACTACTATGTTACATGGCTTATTTGGCAAAGGTAGATTTACTGATGGTTGGAAGCTTTTCAACGAAATGGAAGCTCGACGAGTAAGTCCTAACTTGTATACTTACAATACATTGTTGGATGGATTGTGTAGGGATGGGAAGATTGATGAAgctctttcatttttacacACATTTGAAGCGAAAGGAGTTATTCCCGATATAGTCAC AATATACACAATTATCATTGGTCTGCTCGGTCAAGAAGGTGATGTGGAGAACGCTAAGCGTTTGCTTAAAGAGATGGAGAACCGTGGTTGTCCTCCCGATAGTGTGACATACAACGTTTTAGTACagaatttgttgaagaaaaatgaactTAACAAGGCAATACCAATCCTCGAAGATATGCATCAAAAAGAATTCTCCGCAGATTCTGGTACCTTTTCAATGCTAATAGATCAAGCTGAAGGACAAACCGAAGATGATTTTCTTCTCAAATTGATGAAGAGAGTTATGCCCAAGGGAATTGTGGTTTAA
- the LOC125214128 gene encoding putative pentatricopeptide repeat-containing protein At1g12700, mitochondrial isoform X1 — MKKTRNTAASAIRLVGRRRIAAKDKPFPPKLRSSIDFSCVHQLNDAVKLFHEMVRMRPKPSVYDYNKLMSATAKLKQYNFALHVFDEMRQMGVAMNDCSMNIAINCYCLLKRVGFGFAIMGTLIKIGYQPDVMTFGTLIKVIDGLCKGGHIFEAHDLFRRLEKTGRRLDAWAYSALIDGLCKTGRVDDAFRLLSKMVDKGLSPNVITYNSLIQGMCDVGRLADVKDLVNEMVDSNVPLNVITFNILVDAYCKEGMAEEAEDLLKVMMQHNVCPDIITYNTLIDGFCMRGKMGRGELVLNSMAESGLKPDIVSYASLINGYCKHGRLNEAWRIFCNVPSKGLMHNAYTYTTMLHGLFGKGRFTDGWKLFNEMEARRVSPNLYTYNTLLDGLCRDGKIDEALSFLHTFEAKGVIPDIVTYSVLINGLCRNGRHDVAIDVFNQLPSKGLQPSRRIYTIIIGLLGQEGDVENAKRLLKEMENRGCPPDSVTYNVLVQNLLKKNELNKAIPILEDMHQKEFSADSGTFSMLIDQAEGQTEDDFLLKLMKRVMPKGIVV, encoded by the exons ATGAAGAAGACCAGAAATACAGCTGCTTCTGCAATACGTCTGGTTGGTAGAAGACGAATTGCAGCTAAAGATAAGCCCTTTCCACCTAAGCTGCGTAGTAGTATAGATTTTAGTTGTGTTCATCAATTGAATGATGCTGTTAAATTGTTTCACGAAATGGTTAGAATGCGTCCGAAGCCTTCCGTTTACGATTACAACAAATTGATGAGTGCCACTGCCAAGTTGAAGCAGTACAATTTTGCCCTCCATGTGTTCGACGAAATGCGCCAAATGGGTGTCGCAATGAATGATTGCTCGATGAACATTGCGATCAATTGCTATTGCCTTCTGAAACGCGTAGGGTTCGGTTTTGCTATAATGGGCACACTCATCAAGATCGGCTACCAACCGGATGTCATGACATTCGGCACTCTCATCAAAG TGATAGATGGGCTTTGCAAAGGCGGACATATCTTTGAAGCTCATGATTTGTTTCGTAGATTAGAAAAAACCGGGCGGAGACTTGATGCTTGGGCTTATAGTGCATTGATCGACGGCTTGTGCAAAACCGGAAGGGTGGATGATGCTTTTCGGCTTCTGTCCAAGATGGTTGATAAGGGGCTTTCGCCTAATGTTATCACGTATAATTCATTGATCCAAGGGATGTGTGATGTTGGTAGACTTGCAGATGTTAAGGATTTGGTGAATGAAATGGTTGATTCTAATGTGCCTTTGAATGTGATCactttcaatattttagtTGATGCATATTGCAAGGAGGGTATGGCGGAAGAGGCCGAGGATTTGTTAAAAGTTATGATGCAACATAATGTTTGTCCTGATATTATCACTTATAATACGTTGATTGATGGGTTTTGTATGAGAGGTAAAATGGGTAGGGGAGAACTAGTGCTTAATTCCATGGCGGAAAGTGGTCTTAAGCCTGATATTGTCAGCTATGCCAGCTTAATCAATGGATATTGCAAGCATGGAAGATTGAATGAAGCTTGGCGGATTTTTTGCAACGTTCCTTCTAAAGGTTTGATGCATAATGCATACACTTACACTACTATGTTACATGGCTTATTTGGCAAAGGTAGATTTACTGATGGTTGGAAGCTTTTCAACGAAATGGAAGCTCGACGAGTAAGTCCTAACTTGTATACTTACAATACATTGTTGGATGGATTGTGTAGGGATGGGAAGATTGATGAAgctctttcatttttacacACATTTGAAGCGAAAGGAGTTATTCCCGATATAGTCACGTATAGTGTTCTTATTAATGGATTATGCAGAAACGGAAGGCATGATGTTGCAATAGATGTTTTCAATCAACTTCCTTCTAAAGGTTTGCAACCTTCTCGTAGAATATACACAATTATCATTGGTCTGCTCGGTCAAGAAGGTGATGTGGAGAACGCTAAGCGTTTGCTTAAAGAGATGGAGAACCGTGGTTGTCCTCCCGATAGTGTGACATACAACGTTTTAGTACagaatttgttgaagaaaaatgaactTAACAAGGCAATACCAATCCTCGAAGATATGCATCAAAAAGAATTCTCCGCAGATTCTGGTACCTTTTCAATGCTAATAGATCAAGCTGAAGGACAAACCGAAGATGATTTTCTTCTCAAATTGATGAAGAGAGTTATGCCCAAGGGAATTGTGGTTTAA
- the LOC125214128 gene encoding putative pentatricopeptide repeat-containing protein At1g12700, mitochondrial isoform X3 codes for MVRMRPKPSVYDYNKLMSATAKLKQYNFALHVFDEMRQMGVAMNDCSMNIAINCYCLLKRVGFGFAIMGTLIKIGYQPDVMTFGTLIKGLFLDKKVVDAMNLFKKVLDWELCEPSNIMILTVIDGLCKGGHIFEAHDLFRRLEKTGRRLDAWAYSALIDGLCKTGRVDDAFRLLSKMVDKGLSPNVITYNSLIQGMCDVGRLADVKDLVNEMVDSNVPLNVITFNILVDAYCKEGMAEEAEDLLKVMMQHNVCPDIITYNTLIDGFCMRGKMGRGELVLNSMAESGLKPDIVSYASLINGYCKHGRLNEAWRIFCNVPSKGLMHNAYTYTTMLHGLFGKGRFTDGWKLFNEMEARRVSPNLYTYNTLLDGLCRDGKIDEALSFLHTFEAKGVIPDIVTYSVLINGLCRNGRHDVAIDVFNQLPSKGLQPSRRIYTIIIGLLGQEGDVENAKRLLKEMENRGCPPDSVTYNVLVQNLLKKNELNKAIPILEDMHQKEFSADSGTFSMLIDQAEGQTEDDFLLKLMKRVMPKGIVV; via the coding sequence ATGGTTAGAATGCGTCCGAAGCCTTCCGTTTACGATTACAACAAATTGATGAGTGCCACTGCCAAGTTGAAGCAGTACAATTTTGCCCTCCATGTGTTCGACGAAATGCGCCAAATGGGTGTCGCAATGAATGATTGCTCGATGAACATTGCGATCAATTGCTATTGCCTTCTGAAACGCGTAGGGTTCGGTTTTGCTATAATGGGCACACTCATCAAGATCGGCTACCAACCGGATGTCATGACATTCGGCACTCTCATCAAAGGTCTGTTTTTGGATAAAAAGGTTGTCGATGCCATGAATTTGTTCAAGAAGGTGTTGGATTGGGAACTATGTGAGCCTAGtaatattatgattttgaCAGTGATAGATGGGCTTTGCAAAGGCGGACATATCTTTGAAGCTCATGATTTGTTTCGTAGATTAGAAAAAACCGGGCGGAGACTTGATGCTTGGGCTTATAGTGCATTGATCGACGGCTTGTGCAAAACCGGAAGGGTGGATGATGCTTTTCGGCTTCTGTCCAAGATGGTTGATAAGGGGCTTTCGCCTAATGTTATCACGTATAATTCATTGATCCAAGGGATGTGTGATGTTGGTAGACTTGCAGATGTTAAGGATTTGGTGAATGAAATGGTTGATTCTAATGTGCCTTTGAATGTGATCactttcaatattttagtTGATGCATATTGCAAGGAGGGTATGGCGGAAGAGGCCGAGGATTTGTTAAAAGTTATGATGCAACATAATGTTTGTCCTGATATTATCACTTATAATACGTTGATTGATGGGTTTTGTATGAGAGGTAAAATGGGTAGGGGAGAACTAGTGCTTAATTCCATGGCGGAAAGTGGTCTTAAGCCTGATATTGTCAGCTATGCCAGCTTAATCAATGGATATTGCAAGCATGGAAGATTGAATGAAGCTTGGCGGATTTTTTGCAACGTTCCTTCTAAAGGTTTGATGCATAATGCATACACTTACACTACTATGTTACATGGCTTATTTGGCAAAGGTAGATTTACTGATGGTTGGAAGCTTTTCAACGAAATGGAAGCTCGACGAGTAAGTCCTAACTTGTATACTTACAATACATTGTTGGATGGATTGTGTAGGGATGGGAAGATTGATGAAgctctttcatttttacacACATTTGAAGCGAAAGGAGTTATTCCCGATATAGTCACGTATAGTGTTCTTATTAATGGATTATGCAGAAACGGAAGGCATGATGTTGCAATAGATGTTTTCAATCAACTTCCTTCTAAAGGTTTGCAACCTTCTCGTAGAATATACACAATTATCATTGGTCTGCTCGGTCAAGAAGGTGATGTGGAGAACGCTAAGCGTTTGCTTAAAGAGATGGAGAACCGTGGTTGTCCTCCCGATAGTGTGACATACAACGTTTTAGTACagaatttgttgaagaaaaatgaactTAACAAGGCAATACCAATCCTCGAAGATATGCATCAAAAAGAATTCTCCGCAGATTCTGGTACCTTTTCAATGCTAATAGATCAAGCTGAAGGACAAACCGAAGATGATTTTCTTCTCAAATTGATGAAGAGAGTTATGCCCAAGGGAATTGTGGTTTAA
- the LOC125214128 gene encoding putative pentatricopeptide repeat-containing protein At1g12700, mitochondrial isoform X4 translates to MKKTRNTAASAIRLVGRRRIAAKDKPFPPKLRSSIDFSCVHQLNDAVKLFHEMVRMRPKPSVYDYNKLMSATAKLKQYNFALHVFDEMRQMGVAMNDCSMNIAINCYCLLKRVGFGFAIMGTLIKIGYQPDVMTFGTLIKEKTGRRLDAWAYSALIDGLCKTGRVDDAFRLLSKMVDKGLSPNVITYNSLIQGMCDVGRLADVKDLVNEMVDSNVPLNVITFNILVDAYCKEGMAEEAEDLLKVMMQHNVCPDIITYNTLIDGFCMRGKMGRGELVLNSMAESGLKPDIVSYASLINGYCKHGRLNEAWRIFCNVPSKGLMHNAYTYTTMLHGLFGKGRFTDGWKLFNEMEARRVSPNLYTYNTLLDGLCRDGKIDEALSFLHTFEAKGVIPDIVTYSVLINGLCRNGRHDVAIDVFNQLPSKGLQPSRRIYTIIIGLLGQEGDVENAKRLLKEMENRGCPPDSVTYNVLVQNLLKKNELNKAIPILEDMHQKEFSADSGTFSMLIDQAEGQTEDDFLLKLMKRVMPKGIVV, encoded by the exons ATGAAGAAGACCAGAAATACAGCTGCTTCTGCAATACGTCTGGTTGGTAGAAGACGAATTGCAGCTAAAGATAAGCCCTTTCCACCTAAGCTGCGTAGTAGTATAGATTTTAGTTGTGTTCATCAATTGAATGATGCTGTTAAATTGTTTCACGAAATGGTTAGAATGCGTCCGAAGCCTTCCGTTTACGATTACAACAAATTGATGAGTGCCACTGCCAAGTTGAAGCAGTACAATTTTGCCCTCCATGTGTTCGACGAAATGCGCCAAATGGGTGTCGCAATGAATGATTGCTCGATGAACATTGCGATCAATTGCTATTGCCTTCTGAAACGCGTAGGGTTCGGTTTTGCTATAATGGGCACACTCATCAAGATCGGCTACCAACCGGATGTCATGACATTCGGCACTCTCATCAAAG AAAAAACCGGGCGGAGACTTGATGCTTGGGCTTATAGTGCATTGATCGACGGCTTGTGCAAAACCGGAAGGGTGGATGATGCTTTTCGGCTTCTGTCCAAGATGGTTGATAAGGGGCTTTCGCCTAATGTTATCACGTATAATTCATTGATCCAAGGGATGTGTGATGTTGGTAGACTTGCAGATGTTAAGGATTTGGTGAATGAAATGGTTGATTCTAATGTGCCTTTGAATGTGATCactttcaatattttagtTGATGCATATTGCAAGGAGGGTATGGCGGAAGAGGCCGAGGATTTGTTAAAAGTTATGATGCAACATAATGTTTGTCCTGATATTATCACTTATAATACGTTGATTGATGGGTTTTGTATGAGAGGTAAAATGGGTAGGGGAGAACTAGTGCTTAATTCCATGGCGGAAAGTGGTCTTAAGCCTGATATTGTCAGCTATGCCAGCTTAATCAATGGATATTGCAAGCATGGAAGATTGAATGAAGCTTGGCGGATTTTTTGCAACGTTCCTTCTAAAGGTTTGATGCATAATGCATACACTTACACTACTATGTTACATGGCTTATTTGGCAAAGGTAGATTTACTGATGGTTGGAAGCTTTTCAACGAAATGGAAGCTCGACGAGTAAGTCCTAACTTGTATACTTACAATACATTGTTGGATGGATTGTGTAGGGATGGGAAGATTGATGAAgctctttcatttttacacACATTTGAAGCGAAAGGAGTTATTCCCGATATAGTCACGTATAGTGTTCTTATTAATGGATTATGCAGAAACGGAAGGCATGATGTTGCAATAGATGTTTTCAATCAACTTCCTTCTAAAGGTTTGCAACCTTCTCGTAGAATATACACAATTATCATTGGTCTGCTCGGTCAAGAAGGTGATGTGGAGAACGCTAAGCGTTTGCTTAAAGAGATGGAGAACCGTGGTTGTCCTCCCGATAGTGTGACATACAACGTTTTAGTACagaatttgttgaagaaaaatgaactTAACAAGGCAATACCAATCCTCGAAGATATGCATCAAAAAGAATTCTCCGCAGATTCTGGTACCTTTTCAATGCTAATAGATCAAGCTGAAGGACAAACCGAAGATGATTTTCTTCTCAAATTGATGAAGAGAGTTATGCCCAAGGGAATTGTGGTTTAA
- the LOC125214129 gene encoding major latex allergen Hev b 5-like, giving the protein MATAEVQSVPAPVPETLPKEEVIAVAEQETVVADEAAPQEAPEEVAPLEKPAAPEVEPPAPEAEAEKVPAPEAETPEVATEEAAPEKEAEKPEAEAEEEKPTAEVEAAAPAEEAAAEEEKPAAEEVKEAAEEVPVVKAEE; this is encoded by the exons ATGGCTACAGCTGAG GTTCAATCCGTACCGGCGCCAGTCCCGGAGACTCTGCCAAAGGAGGAAGTGATCGCCGTGGCGGAGCAAGAAACGGTGGTGGCCGACGAAGCTGCACCTCAAGAAGCACCTGAAGAAGTTGCTCCGTTGGAGAAACCAGCTGCGCCAGAGGTCGAGCCACCGGCTCCAGAAGCTGAGGCCGAGAAAGTTCCGGCTCCCGAGGCCGAGACACCAGAGGTTGCAACCGAGGAAGCAGCTCCAGAGAAGGAGGCTGAGAAGCCGGAAGCCGAGGCCGAAGAGGAGAAGCCTACGGCTGAGGTGGAGGCTGCAGCTCCGGCAGAGGAAGCCGCGGCCGAGGAAGAGAAGCCCGCGGCTGAGGAGGTGAAGGAGGCAGCTGAGGAAGTCCCAGTTGTGAAAGCTGAGGAGTGA